One segment of Coffea arabica cultivar ET-39 chromosome 7c, Coffea Arabica ET-39 HiFi, whole genome shotgun sequence DNA contains the following:
- the LOC113697824 gene encoding probable glutathione S-transferase parC, producing MAGEEVILLSVYASMFSMRVRIALAEKGVKYELKEEDLTNKSLLLLEMNSVHKKVPVLLHNGKPILESLIIVQYIDEVWHDKNPLEPSDPYERAQARFWADFIDKKVPCKISLQWAAKGEELEAAKKEFIEALKVLEGELGDKPYFGGEEFGYVDVALIPFYSWFHAYETCGNFKIGAQCPKFAAWAKRCMQRESVSKSLADPEKVYDFRALTGLQIFFIIYMFDFYCLNSLDFIRSQVRLLLNFVIRISSKQAVCY from the exons ATGGCTggtgaagaggtgattttgttGAGTGTCTATGCGAGCATGTTCAGTATGAGGGTCAGAATAGCACTAGCTGAGAAGGGTGTCAAGTATGAACTCAAGGAAGAGGACTTGACGAACAAGAGCCTGCTTCTTCTTGAGATGAATTCTGTTCACAAGAAAGTTCCAGTTTTGCTTCATAATGGAAAGCCAATACTTGAGTCCCTTATAATTGTCCAGTACATAGATGAGGTATGGCATGACAAGAATCCATTGGAACCATCTGATCCTTATGAGAGGGCTCAAGCAAGGTTCTGGGCTGACTTTATTGACAAGAAGGTACCCTGCAAGATTTCT TTACAATGGGCCGCTAAAGGGGAAGAACTGGAGGCAGCCAAGAAGGAATTCATAGAGGCTCTCAAGGTACTAGAAGGGGAACTTGGAGATAAGCCTTACTTTGGTGGTGAAGAGTTTGGATATGTAGATGTGGCTTTGATTCCTTTCTACAGTTGGTTCCATGCCTATGAGACTTGTGGAAACTTCAAAATTGGGGCACAATGCCCAAAGTTTGCGGCTTGGGCTAAAAGGTGCATGCAGAGGGAGAGCGTGTCCAAGTCCCTTGCTGATCCTGAAAAGGTTTATGACTTTAGAGCACTCACTGGAttgcaaatcttttttattatttacatGTTTGATTTTTATTGCCTAAATTCCCTTGATTTCATCAGATCACAGGTTAGGTTACTTCTTAACTTTGTCATCAGGATCAGTAGTAAACAAGCTGTCTGCTACTAG